One genomic region from Siniperca chuatsi isolate FFG_IHB_CAS linkage group LG18, ASM2008510v1, whole genome shotgun sequence encodes:
- the cryba4 gene encoding beta-crystallin A4, whose amino-acid sequence MTHHCTKFSGHWKIIVFDEECFQGRRHEFTSECCNVMEFGFETVRSLRVESGAWVGYEHASYQGQQFVLERGEYPQCDAFGGSNAYHIERMTSFRPIACANHRECRMTIYERENFLGRKGELSDDYPSLQAMGWCNNEVGSLRIQSGAFVCYQYPGYRGYQYIMECDRHCGEFKHFREFGSHCQTPQIQSIRRIQQ is encoded by the exons ATGACTCACCATTGCACCAAGTTCTCCGGCCACTGGAAG ATCATTGTCTTCGACGAGGAGTGCTTCCAGGGCCGTCGCCATGAGTTCACCTCTGAGTGCTGCAACGTGATGGAGTTTGGCTTCGAGACTGTGCGCTCCCTCAGGGTGGAGAGCGGAGC CTGGGTGGGTTATGAGCACGCCTCCTACCAGGGACAGCAGTTTGTGCTGGAGAGGGGAGAGTACCCCCAGTGTGATGCTTTCGGTGGCAGCAATGCCTATCACATTGAGAGGATGACCTCCTTCAGACCTATTGCCTGTGCT AACCACAGAGAGTGTCGTATGACTATCTATGAGCGTGAGAACTTCCTGGGCCGTAAGGGTGAGCTTAGCGACGATTACCCCTCCCTGCAGGCCATGGGCTGGTGCAACAATGAAGTTGGCTCTCTCAGGATCCAGTCTGGAGC ATTTGTGTGCTACCAGTACCCTGGTTATCGTGGATACCAGTATATCATGGAGTGTGATCGTCACTGTGGGGAGTTCAAACACTTCAGGGAGTTTGGCTCCCACTGCCAGACCCCTCAGATCCAGTCCATCCGCCGTATTCAGCAGTAA